AATAGCGTGTAGTGTTAGGGTGCAAAGTTTTGAGGTTTGAGTGCATACTTTTGAGTTTTACATATAGTCGTCCGGCTATAATGACTCAGAACTTAAAAACTTGTAAGTTGTAATACTTCGCCTTTAAACACTACTTACCCTAACACCCTAACACCCTAACACCCTAACACCCTAACACCCTAACACCCTAACACCCTAACACCCTAACACTTCGCTCATTATGATTCTCAAGTGGTTTTCGGTACTGGTAGTTTTGCGGGTAGTTCTACTGCTGGCTACCATTACCGGATTGGTATTGATTTTCGGGCGGGCCGATCTGTTCTTCAATCAGATTATTTTAGGTAGTATCATTCTCATTCAGGTGTACGAACTGATTCGCTTTGTTACCCAGACCAACGCTGAGTTGGCTAAGTTTCTGTTAGCCATTAAGTACAACGATTTTACGGTTAACTTTTCGCGGAGCCGCCATTCGGGTTTTAAGCATCTGCACCCGGCTATGCGGGAGATTATGGAAGCCTATCGGCAGGTGAAAATTGAGAAAGAAGCCCAGTTTCAGTATCTACGTTTGCTGGTAAAGCATCTAAAAGTAGGGATTATCTCAGTAAAGGGTAAAGATGAAATTACGCTGATGAATCCTCCGGCCTTAGAACTATTGAGAACCTCGGCCTACCATCATTGGAAAAATATTCAGCTTAATCGTCCGCAGTTGGCCCAGGCAGTAGAAAACATGCAGGATGGCGATAGTCAGCTAGTAGAACTATCACTTCACGGAGAAATCCGAAGGTTATCGGTGCAGCTTAGCCAGGTTCGTTTGCTGAAAGATACGTACCGGATCATTACCCTGCACGATATTGAAGATGAGATAAATCGTAGCGAAACCCAGGCTTACCATCGGCTTATCCGAATTCTGACCCACGAAATTATGAATTCGGTTACGCCTATTTCTTCCCTTTCCGAAACGTTGCTGATGATGCTGGAAAACGATAAAGGTACTGTAAAAACCAAAGAGCAAATAAGTTCGGATTATCTGGAAGACCTGGCGTATTCGTTGCGTACTATTCAAAAGCGAACTGATGGCTTACTTTCCTTCGTAGAAGATTATCGTCGCCTGACCAAAGTTCCGCAGCCGCAGCGCAAACCGCTGTCAGTACAATCGCTGTTTGATACCGTAAGTCTGCTTATGCGAGGTGAGTTTGAAAAACATAACATCGTTTTACGCACGCACTGCCAACCGGAGAGTCTGTCTGTTTTGGCCGACCATCGACAGCTTGAGCAGGTATTTATCAATCTACTTACTAACAGTATCCAAGCAGTGGCAGGTCAACCCGAGCCAACTATTTCGCTCGAGGCATCGCAACAGGGTGAGAAGACAGTACTGGAAGTGGCCGATAATGGTTCGGGTATTCCCCCCGATAAACTAGATCAGATTTTTGTCCCCTTTTTCTCCACTAAAGAGAAAGGCTCAGGAATTGGGTTGAGTCTGTCTCGTCATATTATGGCCTTGCACGGTGGTAGTATTCGGGTACAGTCCCAACCGGGCACACCAACGGTTTTTTCTCTTACTTTCCCACCAGTGGCGGAGCTGCATCCTGAAGTAATTAATTTATGAGAAACAGTTTTGCACTCCTCTTAATTTGGCTGGCGATAGCTTCGGTAGCATCTGGTCAAACGCTGGATAACCCACTTTTCGTTTTCAACAATGGGGTGAAAGACAGTATCTACGATACGGTGGATGAGCAAATACAGCTATTGCTGGACAATGATTATCCTGGTATGGAAAAGCAAGGATTGGATAATTTTGATGAAGTGTACCAGGCACTTCGGGAAGATAATCTCAAACTA
This region of Tunicatimonas pelagia genomic DNA includes:
- a CDS encoding sensor histidine kinase, giving the protein MILKWFSVLVVLRVVLLLATITGLVLIFGRADLFFNQIILGSIILIQVYELIRFVTQTNAELAKFLLAIKYNDFTVNFSRSRHSGFKHLHPAMREIMEAYRQVKIEKEAQFQYLRLLVKHLKVGIISVKGKDEITLMNPPALELLRTSAYHHWKNIQLNRPQLAQAVENMQDGDSQLVELSLHGEIRRLSVQLSQVRLLKDTYRIITLHDIEDEINRSETQAYHRLIRILTHEIMNSVTPISSLSETLLMMLENDKGTVKTKEQISSDYLEDLAYSLRTIQKRTDGLLSFVEDYRRLTKVPQPQRKPLSVQSLFDTVSLLMRGEFEKHNIVLRTHCQPESLSVLADHRQLEQVFINLLTNSIQAVAGQPEPTISLEASQQGEKTVLEVADNGSGIPPDKLDQIFVPFFSTKEKGSGIGLSLSRHIMALHGGSIRVQSQPGTPTVFSLTFPPVAELHPEVINL